From a region of the candidate division KSB1 bacterium genome:
- a CDS encoding 6-bladed beta-propeller gives MNIKQINVGLNLFTIFNVLLFIIVLLPIWEKAFTIAGMKQYNLKIKFSFPNERDEIVLAHPTAMDFDEQNNIYICDYKLNSILKYSKEGKFISQIGHKGQGPGEFNRQHVFCYNNGRLFVVDQGNRRIQIFDKEGQYLSSFMTPNIAEAIAHKDGKIYSYLATGPDVGRNSALISVIDDNEGKKLGQFGEYIEFVNTKINWIVSSCLLKIYNNKLYVLFRYYPKLNIYDLDGKIINSYNFEKANYKKLISDNYKVKPIIKGGATIISLRFLFNAFDINSEGIFLGLYADDIIIDQFNFEGEFLRRFRLSHSGDPFYLADFKVIKIKSNFYEFYILKAEERPEVVVCEAYLD, from the coding sequence ATGAATATCAAGCAAATCAATGTTGGTTTGAATTTATTTACCATTTTTAATGTTCTTCTTTTTATTATTGTTCTATTACCAATTTGGGAAAAAGCATTTACAATAGCAGGGATGAAACAGTATAATCTTAAAATAAAATTTTCGTTTCCTAATGAACGAGATGAAATCGTCTTAGCGCATCCAACGGCTATGGATTTTGATGAGCAAAATAATATTTACATCTGTGATTATAAGCTAAATTCGATTCTCAAGTATTCAAAAGAGGGAAAATTTATCTCTCAAATAGGGCATAAAGGCCAAGGCCCTGGGGAATTTAATAGGCAGCATGTTTTTTGTTATAATAATGGACGCTTATTTGTCGTTGATCAAGGAAATCGTCGAATCCAGATATTTGATAAAGAAGGGCAATATCTATCTTCTTTTATGACCCCAAATATCGCTGAAGCTATTGCTCATAAGGATGGCAAAATTTATTCTTATTTAGCGACAGGACCTGATGTTGGCAGAAACTCAGCTCTTATTTCGGTCATTGACGATAATGAGGGAAAAAAGCTAGGACAATTCGGAGAATATATAGAATTTGTTAACACGAAAATAAATTGGATTGTAAGCAGCTGTTTATTGAAAATTTATAATAATAAATTATACGTTCTTTTTAGGTATTATCCCAAATTAAATATATACGATTTAGATGGAAAAATTATTAATAGTTATAATTTTGAGAAAGCTAATTATAAGAAATTAATATCTGATAATTATAAAGTAAAGCCAATTATTAAAGGAGGAGCTACAATAATATCGCTTAGGTTTCTATTCAACGCTTTTGATATAAATTCTGAAGGAATTTTTCTTGGTCTCTATGCAGATGATATCATTATAGATCAATTTAATTTTGAAGGAGAATTTTTGCGGAGATTTCGGCTCAGCCATTCTGGAGATCCATTTTATCTCGCTGATTTTAAAGTTATTAAAATCAAATCTAATTTTTATGAATTCTATATCTTAAAGGCAGAGGAAAGACCAGAGGTAGTTGTTTGTGAAGCTTATTTAGATTAG